A region of the Planktothrix serta PCC 8927 genome:
AGGTGACAATTGATACGGCAAAATCTGATAGTGAGTATTGAGCCATGCGTGTTGAAAGGTTGCTATAATCCTTCCCAGTTTGACGTTGAAGAATGCTCAGATGGTCTGTATCTAATAAATATTTCATAGCTCGTCTTCGCATTCAATTACAGACTCATCACCTTGACGAATTGCTCGTCCTAATACCAGTACCTCCTCAAAGGCTGGTTCATCTTTGAAAGACCCTGTAATTTGTTGTAGCCAATTTGTCGGTTGAGGATTTGCCACTTGTTTCTGCAATTCGGTAATTGCTGCTTCTACTGCTGCGATGCGTTCTTCTAAAGAGGTGTTGATTGCCATTTTAATTTCTCCTAATTTGACCATTCAATTTTCAAGAGACCAATCTGGATTGCCTTGTAACTGTAAAGATTGAGCGGTTTCAAGAAATGTTTTCGGGCGTTGTTCTTGAGGTAATATTGTTTCAACAATAACTTTTACCCTTGTACCTATATCCAGGTTTAAGGGAGATTCCAGTTGCAGGGATTTACCATCAAATATGGCATTAATTTCTTGAATCATAATAATTAAAATGCTCTCCAACCAGTTTTGTAATGATTTAGATTAATCCCATAATAGCATTTTTTAGAGAAGCATATCGCGGGTTTCGGGTAACACAACAACCCAATGCCGAAACCGGGTTTCTTGATCAAGTCTCGGTTAGGATGCAGAAACTAACGCAGAAACCCGATTTCTGGGTTAATTTTAAAGACAGGTAGCAAGAGCTTGTTGCAGGGGTTCTGATAACTCAATGGCCATGAAATAACGACTGGGGTATAGGTAGTCTTCTCCAGATTCATCAATGACGCGAATCATTTGATGATTGTTAGCTTTAGGATCGGGTAAAACTTGATAAATTTTGCGAATTTCTAAGGAAGCTGAATAATCTGTGTTATTGATGCAAACGACAAATTCCATATAGTTTACTCCAAAATATATTTGATCTTGAATTCTTTTTGACCGATTCCCTGGGCTTCATACCAGTGAATTTCTGCTTCACACATTGTCCCATCTTCGAGTTGAATAGTGGCGATACCTTTTAGCTTGCGCCAGCGTCCAGAGCCATAGTTTTTTTGCAATCGGTCGAGTTCTCGAATTGAGCGATTAACAGCAATGATTTCAATGTGATGAATTTCTCCTAAAATCTCAAATATAATTTTGGAGGGTTGGGATGTGCGAAACTGCCATCTCCGATGCTGTTGTCTCGTGATCTTTTAAGACTGAAAGCCGAGGAGTTGACAGACAACCTGTCTCGTGGTTAGATTGCAGGGCTGAATGTACAGAGCGATCGCGTGAATGTTGCGGTGGCGACTGTTACAATAGATTTTCTTTGGTATAAAACTATTACAAGTAAGATATGGCAGGAAAACAGATCCCCGATAGTGCTATCGAGCTAGTTGCTAAACACATCAATACCAGAAGTAATAAAGATCATGGTATTCCTGTGATTGGACATGAAGGGAATATACAAACGCCTCAAATCTTTGAAATTATTCAGTTTGACAAAATTGATGATAGCGATAGGAGGTTCTATGCGATAGATGGTAGCTACAACAGTGAGCAGTTTTATAATGGTCTAGCTATAGCAATTTATGCTGCTGGTTACATTTGCTTTCATCGAGGTAAGCAAATTAGGATGAATTCATCAGATGATCCTGTTGTATTAGGACAGGCATATTATCCCCAAAACATTTTAATCACCAATGAAAATCACTTAAATGCTATTTATGATGAATTTCTAAATTTAGATCCAGTAAAATATTTATTAAACTTTCTCAACGACTCACCAGAAAACATTTTTCCATACAAAAAAGAACAAATTTGTAAGAATTTATCAACTCTGCTGGGATTTTGTCAGGAAGTCCTAGAGATTGCACTGATTTTAGAGGTAATTAATCGCCCAGAAACAAAAGCTGGTGATTTTATTTTAAGAGATGGTACATTACGTCCTCTCCAAATAAAGCCGCAATACTTAGTAAACTTGGGAGAGTATGCTCATAAAAAACAGATAAAGATAGTCTCTGTGACTAAACAATCTCCACTTAAAATGGAACTGGCTTATACATTCAGACAAATTGATCATTATCTGCAAGATCAGCTTAAGCATGAGTATCCTTTTGTAGAAACAGACTTAAAACGCCAAAAACTCTGCTGCTGGTTTGAAATTCCAGATGTTGTTCTTAAAGCAGCATATGGTGATATGTTTATTAAAAAATCAATTAGTGGAGGAAGAGGATTTGGGCTATTTATGGCAGCTAGATTAGATTATGTAGAAAAGCTCCAAAACTATGACTGGCTTATAGCTGATGTGAATATTTTTGATGCCATGCCACAAATCCGAGCAGGCTCGTATGAAAGAGATAGGGAAGAACTTGAGTTAATATTTAAGGAGCTAACTCGGCTTACACAAGAACACTATATTCTTGGCTATCCCTACCCATTATGTGAAGTACATAATTTCATATCCTTGAAAAGAAATTTTAAAGATGAGATAATTGCTCGCCTTAAATACTCTCTTTATAAGGATCAAAGAATGGATAACGTCGATATTGAAAATTTATTTTTAGACACACACGACAGATTTTAGGCGCGAACACTATGAGAAAAGCAGATTTTGGCGTTTTATATGGGCAGAAAACCACTGAAGATGCCCTATTGATATACTCCTCCTATGAGGATGCTAAAGCTAGTCCACAAACTGGTGACTTTATTGTTCTGACGCCCAAAGATGAAGGAAATACCAAGTATCTTGCTAGGGTCGAAGCAGAAATTTATGATGAAGATCCTATCTTTAAGTCGCAGGAAAAAACATTAGTAGCAGTACATTATGCTCGAATTGCAGAAAGAGAACTTTCTGAGCGAGACAAACAGAAAATGTTCAGTTACACCTACAAAGTTCGGATTTTAGGAACATTTACAGATAGCGGCTCTACCATTGCTTTCACAACGGCTGTTAGGAAATTGCCCACAGTTTCTTATATTGCAAGACATCTAAACAAACGCGAAATAGAGTCAATTCTCAATAAAACCAATGAAAATGGTGCTGAAATTGGATATCTTTGTGTAGGAGAAACTATTTTTAAGGACAAGGGGCCTATTCTTTTCCAAATTGATAAATTGCGTAACAAACGCACGATGGTATTTGCTCAATCAGGTTTTGGAAAAACTAATCTTGTTAAGGTACTGCTTTACCATATGACTCGTGATAATTCCTATGGAAAGTTGATTTTTGATTTGAACGGCGAGTATTTTTTGCGTGGCACAGCTACCTATGGATTAGGAGATATCAATGAAAGTTCAATCCGCGATAATGTTGTCGTGTATACCGACAAAAAGTTACCAGAAACTTATAAAGAACAGAATCGATTTATTTCCGGTGGCAAAGTTACGCTCAATATGCACAGGCACTTAGCAGTAGGGGATATATTGAATTTTGGTGGTGGTTTTTCTGAAGTAATGAAAGCCTTTCTTCTATACCTTGATGAAGATGGTGTATCTAACTTTATTGAAAATATTGATGACTATGTTCACACTCCAAGCAATCTTTATCGAGACTTTTCTGATTTCTTTGGTGAGCAAAAAAAAGATAGAAATGGCAACATTAAAGAAGATGTTTCTGCCCGAAAAACAATTATGGCGATACGAAAAAGGATTCGTCATTTAATTGATGAAGGTAATTTACATTCTGGTAAATCTAATCTTATAGAAGATGTATTCACATATTTAAAGCAAGGAAAGACTGTCATCATTGACCTATCGCTAAAAGATAACATGGATGCCAGTATTATTTCTACTATTCTGGTTCGCAAATTGTTTGAAAGTAACAAAGAAAAATTTACATCAGATGAACCAGAAGAAGTTGTCAATGCCGTTATATTTGTAGAAGAAGCCCAAAATGTTTTATCTCAGGAATTTGTTAAGAGTAATGCCAATCCATTTGTTAGAGTTGCCAAAGAAGGACGCAAATTTGGGTTGGGATTAGTCGCTGTAACACAACGTCCATCTGCTATCTCTGATGAAATTAGAACCCAAGCCGAAAATTTCTTTGCTTTTCATATGGGAAATTCTGACGATATTAAGGCACTGGTAAAGTCTAATATCAATTATGATGGGGTGATATCAAACTTTATTCAGCGTGAGACAATTGCGGGTAATCTCTATATGGTTTCATCTGATCAAGCTTTCGCCCTTCCTGTACGAGTAACGGAATTTGAAAAGCTCGTAGAATCAAAAGTTTATAAAGAATCTAAATTTAATTAATGGAAAATAATGATTTTTGTACAATTGATCAGAAACTCCTGATTAAAGAACAGATTATCCAAAACCTAGAAGATTATGGAGTTTTTTGGGATCGAGACAATCAAAAAATCATTGTAAATGACCCCAATGATTTTAGAGAAGTCCAAAGAAAACTCTCTGAACAAACCAACTTAAAGGGTAAAGAATATAAAGAAAAAGTTCAGAAGTATTTAGCAGAACCTTCAGATATTAATATATCTAAAATAGATCCATATCTTGTTCTTGTTGAACCCATAGCAGAACATCAAAGATTATGGGCGTATGCTATATCTCACTGGTCGATACCCGTTACAAATGGTTATGGTCGGCGGATTAGATATTTTGTTTTTGATAGCCAAAATCATAAATTGATCGGGATTATTGGACTTTGTGACCCTGTAATTGGTCTAGGAGTACGAGATGAAAATTCTATTAATTGGACAAAAAATCAGAAATTGAAACGACTTTATAATTGCATGACAGCCTATATTTTAGGAGCTATTCCTCCATACAATCGAGTGCTTGCCTCAAAATTAGTTGCTCTTGCTGTAATGTTTCCAACAGTTCGTCAAGACTTTTATAGAAAATATAAGAATAAATCTTCTCTTATTACAGGAGAAAACAAAAAATCTGATCTTATTTATATTGATACTTTAGGAGCCTTTGGGAAATCAGCAATCTATAATCGTTTGATTAACTGGGAATTTGTTGATTATACTAAAGGTCAAAGTCATCTTCATATAACAGCAAATGGAAGTTGGGAACTAATTAAGCAAGTTGTACCACCAGATATTTTTGAAACATACAAATTTGGAAAGGGGCCAAATTGGAAAATGCGTATATTAAAAAGGGGACTAAGAGAACTTGGGTTATCAACAGATATGTTAAGCATTGGTTGGCAGAGAGCATACTATCGTTGTCCATTAGCAGAAAACTGGAATGAATATTTATTAGGAGAGACAGATTCTGTTGTCTGGCGAAAATTTACACAAAAAGACTTAGTAACTTATTGGCATCAAAGATGGGTTAATCCCAGAATGGATGTACTACAAGGTAAACTAGATGAGGAGTAACCCTAATCTTTATAGTGTACCGCACCCCTTCACACCAAAACCTTATATGTGGGATCAGCCAGAATTCGCTCATCAAACTCCATATTTTCCCATTAAAGATAGGAGAAATGACGCAATCGCGCAGCCTCGTGTAGCACATATCGCCTCACGTCATCGAGGGATCTTCGCCAGAATCCATATCCTCAAATCCTAACCAGAAAAGCAAAGCCTCTTCGACTTGTGCTAACTGCTCTGAGTTTAATTCGCCCAGTTTCCTTAGTAGCTTCGCGTGAGGAATTGTGATGATATTCTGAACATCGAACACTCCGGGCTTCAGGAATCTGGCTTTGACATCTACCTCAAAGCGTGAACCTCTTGGGCTTGTAGTATGAGGTATTAGAGTCGCTAACGCTCGATCCTGGTTGAGAGCCCGGATACTAACCACTAAGCATGGTCTAACTTTTGCCACATAGCCCAGATCGACAAGCCAAACTTCGCCACGATCAGGACTATTCATAATCAATTTCTTGTTGATCTAATGCTAAGAATAATTCTTCAGCATTTAAGATAAAGTCTTCATCTGTCAATGGTGGAAAGTCAAAATGGACGAGCCGCCTCAAGATTTCTAGCCCAATCTCAAGTTGCTCTGCGTCAGCCAACCTATCAAAAGTATTAAGAATCTCTTGAGCTAAGGCCGTCATAGTTTTTCACTCCTCTAATGAGTAAAGCATTGTGACTAAACTCCTTGATTAATTTTACTGCAAACCCCAAAGGATCGTGCCTTTGCCGTGGGCTTCATACCAGTGAATTTCTGCTTCACATCCATACGAGCAAAAGAATCACGCTGCATTCACGCCAGGGAGTGTTAAAGATGATCTTGATCAACTATCAACGGTCAACGGCTAACCCATGATATCATTGTGCAAAACTTGAAATGGCTATGAATTCTTCTATTGTGATGTTTTCTGGATTAAAAAAAGCACTGCTGACCAACCTCCCACGACATCGGCGTTGGTTATCCGTAGTGGCGACAGTAAGTTTGTTTCCGTTGTTTGTCTCCGTTGCTCCGGCATCGGCTTTTCCGTCCTTCGTATTAATTCGGCGACAGGACTATAGAAACTGTACTCAACAGTTAACTGAAGCCGGACTGTCTATTGAATTAGCAACTCAAGGCTGTGGAATGGCTGCTAGACCTAGAAATATGGGGTATTGTGTCACCCAAATGCAAAAAAATGTGGCTGCTTTACCCGTAGAACAAATATTAGGAAGTTGTCTCCAGGTCAGACGCCCCGATGAATTAGCAAATTGTGTGGTCAATATTAACAGAAATGTTACTGCATCTGATCCCTTGAATGTTCTCGATAGTTGTCGTCGGAGTGTATTACCCGAAAACTTATCTTATTGTGTTGTTGGCATGGTTGAAGCTAATACTAATCTAGCTGTTGATCAATTATTGAGAACCTGTTTAACTCCTCCTGAAAATGTTGTGGAGTTACAAAAGGAAGATTCCATTGAGTTGAAATTAGATACACCTGCTCAATAATATAGCAGGGAATAGGGAACAGGGAACAGGGAACAGGGAACAGATTATTTCTCTATTCTCTATTCCCATTTTTCCAATTTTAAGGATTAGAACAGAATAATATCATCTGAATTCAATGTTGTTACTCCTGTAACTCCCTCTAATTTAGCTAGAATTTGAGAATCATTTCCTGATGTATTATCGCCATTAGCATCATAAATTAAATAAGTATTCTGGCCATTATCAAAAGCAAATAGACTGGGATTATTTCCAGGTAAGACATTCGTTGAAACATTCGTTTGTACAGTCGTCAGGATATTAGCAACATCCGCAATTAAACTCGTCGATATGCTAATTTGATCTCCTCCAATCTGACCCAAAACTTCAAAATTGTTAATAGAATCATATAAACCACTGCCAATTTGAGAACTAATTGCAGTTCCCACCGCATTAAACCCGATACCTCCTCCATCAAGTGCATCACTATAAATAAACAGGTCTGTTTCTCCTAAACTACCCGTCAAACTATCGCGTCCTAAACCCCCAAACAGGTTATCTTGTCCCGCACCTCCATCGAGAGTGTCGTTTCCGCTTCCTCCCGATAAACTGTCATTACCCTCATTTCCCCGCAGGGTGTCATTCCCCTCCAGACCCACCAGGGTATCATTTCCTACCAGACCATTAAGGTTATCGCTGAGACTGCCTCCGGTCACGGAGTTAGGGTTATTATCAGCAACGGGTAACAGGTTAATCGTAATATTAGCAGTGGCTGTTCCTCCTTTACCGTCACTGATGATGTAGTTGAAACTATCCACTGGCTCAGTTCCGGGGAGACGAGTATACTGAACAAGCGACCCACTTTGAGTCACTAACCCTTGTGCTGTGGAAAGATTATCTACTGAGGTCAACGTCAGAACATCTCCATCCAAGTCACTATCGTTATCTAGGGGAGAAATCGAGAATTGGATGCTATTGTTAGTAAAAATTGGGCCGTCATTCACAGCAACAGGTAGATCATTAACCGCCGTAATATTCACCGTAACGGTTTGACTAACCGTAGGATTTTCACTATCACTGACACTATATAAAAATACTCCGGCTGCACCATTAATATTAGGTTGGGGGACAAATTCTAACTGACTAATTTCCGCACTGGTTAAGGTTTGACCAATAATAATGGAGTTGGTTTGACCTGTAATACGGATGATTCCTTTACTGCTATCAGGAATATTATTAACGGTAATAATTAACGGGTCATTATTGGGATCAACTGGGGATGAAATTCCTAAATTTGTAATCACATCTTCAGTAATATTAACGGTCGTATTCCCTTGAACTACTGGAGGAAGATTTAAGCCAGCAATTCCAGCAAAGTCATTAACATCAAGGGTTGTCACGCCATTAACGTTGTCTAATTTTGCTAAAATTCGAGAATCATTCCCCGTTGTATTATCACCATTGCCATCATAAATCAGGTAAGTGCTAGTGCCATCATTAAAGGCAAATAGACCGGGGCTTGTTCCCGGAATTACATCTCCAGTAATATTGGTTTGTACCGTTGTGGCAATGTTAGCAAAAGATTGAATTACCGTTGTAGCAAAATTAATTTTATCGCCGATCGCAGCGCCTAATCCTTCAAAATCCGTAATGGTATCATATAAATTACCTCCAATTAAGGATTTTATCTCGGTATTAGAACTCGCATTAAAACCCGATCCGCCTCCGTCATCAGCACTGGTATAACGGAATTGGTCGCTTCCTGCATTTCCCGTCATGGTATCCGGTGTTAAATCGCCTTGGAGCGTATCCTCTCCAATTCCTCCCTGTAACAGATCTGTTCCGCTTCCACCGGATAAACTGTCGTTACCATCATTTCCTCGCAGGCTGTCATTCCCGCCCAAACCTATCAGGGTATCATTTCCTCCCAAACCATTGAGATTATCGCCAAAATTGCCTCCGGTTACGGAGTTAGGGTTATTATCAGCAACAGGTAACAATTCAATATTAATCTGACCCGTGGCCGTTCCTCCTTGACCATCACTGATACTGTAGTTGAAACTATCAACTCCGGTATTATTTCCCAGACGGGTGTACTGAACGAGCGACCCACTTTGAGTGACTAACCCTTGCGCTACGGGAGGATTATCCACTGAAGTCAATGTTAGAACATCTCCATCGGGGTCAGTATCATTGGCTAAGGGAGAAATCGGGAATTGGATGCTATTGTTGGTGAAAATTGGGCCATCGGTAACGGCAACGGGAGGCTGATTTAAAGCACTTACTGTAATTGTACTAGCCGCCGTATTACTATTATCCGTTCCATCATTCACTTGAACCTGTACCGTCCGGGTTGTGGTGTTCGGAGGATTAGCTGTATTATTATAAACAACTTGTCCAATAGCGGTTTGATAAGCGGCTAGTGAGGCATTCCCCGTTAAGGTTAAAATTCCGGTGGTGCTGTTATAACTACTGGCGGTAATACCCATTGGTAACACACCATTGACCGCTAAACTTTCCGCACTGCCATTGAGTGCATTTGTTAAAGTAACTGTGGCTGACTCGATGGTGGTATTGTCTGCATCCGTAATCAGAATATTAGTTCCAGTGGCGATCGCAACAGCAGGTTGTCCTTGCTCAAAGGACGCCTCGGTATTATTTCCGGCTTGAGTACCATCTAGGTCTAAGGTTGGGGGTTGATTCGGCTGATTAATACTAATCGTACTAGAAGTTGTTTGGGGGCCACCACTACCTGTATTACCATTATCCGTTGTTACTATTTGGATCGTCGCCGAGGTATCAAAGGATGAAGGAGGCGCGAAGGTTAAACCATCAAGAGCCGTATTAATATTTTCAAGACGACCTACCAAAGTAACTAGCGTTGTTCCATCCCCAGAAATTTCCACATTATCCTGTATTGTCCCCAAAGTTAATGTTCCGGTACTAGCTGTTAAGTTAACTTGAACAGGATTACCATCAACATCGGGGTCACTAATCAAAATTTGATTATTATCCGCTTGACTAAATACTATCGGTTGGCTACCATTAGCTGTTTGTGACTCTGGAACTGTATTTACGGGAGGATCATTGACCGCATCAACGGTAATCGTACTAATTGCAATATTGCTATCACTATTATTATCCGCAACAACTACATCAATAACTCGATTTTCCGTATTCGGATTTTGAGAAATATTACTATAAACAACTTGAGAAAGTGCGGCTTCATAACTAGAAATTGGGGCTGTTCCTGTTAGAAGAATAATTCCCGTTTCGGGATCATAAGTTCCAGCAGTAATCCCTGACGGTAAAGTTCCTTGTATCGATAAACCTTCTACTTCACCATCGGGAATATTGGTTAAAGTAATCGTTGCTGAAGTCAGATCCGTATCATCCGCATCAATAATACTAACACTTCCAGTAATCGCTACAGGAGTTGTACCTTCGATAAAAACAGTAGTATAATTCCTGCCCAGTTGAGAACTACTGAGATCTAAAATCGGACGCTCATTCACTGACACTACATCAACTGTAACTGTTGCTGTTCCCGTTGCGCCATTATCATCTCGGATTTGATATTCAAACGTATCAAAACCGGAAAAGTTTTCATCAGGAGTATAAGAAATAACTCCAATATTTTGATTTAAACTGGTTCTTCCATTTGGAGGTTGAGTAATACCTGTCACCGAAAGCAGTCCAACCCCTGTATCATTGCTGGTGATTGTACTGGAAGGAATCTCTAACAAACTATTCTGGAAACCCGATACCGTATCATTTTCAGCCTGTAAAATTGCGGGAGTTGGAGGCTCCACAGGAGGTGGAGTCGGTTGAGATGGAGTGGGTGTTGGTGGGGTTGTGGGTGAGGTTGTCGGTGTTGGGNTGGTGGCGTTGTTGGCGGAAGAGGAGCAGTGGGGTCAAGAACAAAGTTAGATTCACTTAAAATACTGGCATTAACTCCCTGTAAGATGGCTAAAAATTCACCTGTATTTTTATCTTTAATAATCGTATTACTAGCATTGGAAGCTTGACCTTGGGAGATTTCGAGATCTTGGAATGTGAGTCCTCCAGATAGCCCAAGCTGATCATTGGTAGTAAAATCCGTAACAATATCCGCTAATTCAACGCTTGTTCCCCCTGTAGTTCCTGTAATAAAACTACCCCCATTGGGAGCTTGAGTAATCACATAACCGAAAACAAAAATATCATCCCCTGCACCTCCTGTCAGGGTGTCTACTCCGGCTTCTCCGGCTAATAAATCATTCCCGTCATCACCGGATAAGAAATCTCGACCTTTACCGCCATTAAGAATATCTTCCCCCGCACCTCCATACAAATTATCCGCCCCAATATCCCCATTCAGAACATCATCTCCCGCATTCCCAAACAGTTGATCATTATCATCTCCTCCAGAAACAGTATCATTCCCTAAATCGCCATAGAGAACATCAACTCCCTGACCCCCGACTAAACTATCATCATCTCCGCCGCCAAAAAGTTGATCATTTCCAACGTCTCCACTCAGGAAGTCCTGACCGGAATTTCCAAATAAAACATCATCTCCGTCTCCGCCGATGACGCTATCGTTACCCAGTTCACCGGATACGGTATCATTGCCTTTATCTCCGTAGAGCAGGTCATCTTCCCCCCCGCCTCGAAGACTATCATTACCTTGGCCACCATACAGACTATCAGCCCCGACTCCACCATTTAAGGTATCATTATCTTTATCTCCAAAAGCCAGATCATTCCCTGAATCACCGAAGATCAAATCATCCCCTTGACCTCCCCGCAGACAATCATCATCGGTGCCTCCTACAATGGCATCATTCCCTTCATTGCCATTAATTTGATCTAATCCAGCATCTCCTTGTAGGAGATCATTGCCTCCCAAACCAAAGATACTATCATTTCCCTCTAACCCAGAAATTGTATCATTTTGATTACTTCCTAGAATCGTATCATCGGCTTCTGTCCCTGACCCCGCCCCTTGAATTACGATGGGTTGGGGTTCAGTTTCGCCGGGAGTCGGTGTCGGTGTGGGAGTTGGTGTGGTTGTGGGAGTTGGTGTAGTTGTGGGAGTTGGTGTGTCTGTAGGAGTCGGAGTCGTGGGAGTTGGTGCAGTTGTAGTGGTGGGAGTGGGAGTTGGGGTTTCCGTCGTAAATCCATCGGGAATAAAAATCACACTTCCGGCTGGCCCCGATTGAATTTCTCCTGTTGTTAGACCATCTAGGCTTTGAAATTGACCCGTTTCTGTTTCGGCTAAATAGATGGGTGTATTGGTTTCAATTGATATGGCTTCTAAAATAGGTTCATCCGGTACAAAGATCACTCCTCCAGTAGCACCAGGTAAAGTTGTTCCGAGTCCATTAGAAAGGGGGAGTAAAGCTTGAACGTCTGCGGGAAATGTTTCAAATTTGTCATCAAAAGTTCTGGGAAAAATTAAAATTGTATCTCCAGTATTATACAGACCATTACTAGGAGAAATTCTTAAGGCTAAAGTCGCAGGGGTTGTATTGATAATAGAACTTGTCATAAGGGGAATGTTAACTGTTGACTGTTGACTGTTGACTGTTGACTGTTGACTCTTCACCCGAAACCCGAAACCCGAAACCCGAAACCTGCTTAGATAATTACAAAATCACTAGGCCCAATTAAGGTACTAATGTTGCTTGTTTGTGGGTCGATAGAAGGTAAAATCCCTAAATCAAAAGCAGGGAGACTATCATCACTTAAATTTGGATCATAGCCCATAACATAAGCACCCGGAAACCCGGCATAAGATAAGTTATTGCGATAGACAAAGAAAGCGGCTGTATCACTGGAGCCTTTTTGATTT
Encoded here:
- a CDS encoding type II toxin-antitoxin system VapC family toxin, giving the protein MRRRAMKYLLDTDHLSILQRQTGKDYSNLSTRMAQYSLSDFAVSIVTFHEQMLGCHAYI
- a CDS encoding type II toxin-antitoxin system PemK/MazF family toxin, which produces MNSPDRGEVWLVDLGYVAKVRPCLVVSIRALNQDRALATLIPHTTSPRGSRFEVDVKARFLKPGVFDVQNIITIPHAKLLRKLGELNSEQLAQVEEALLFWLGFEDMDSGEDPSMT
- a CDS encoding beta strand repeat-containing protein; translation: MEPPTPAILQAENDTVSGFQNSLLEIPSSTITSNDTGVGLLSVTGITQPPNGRTSLNQNIGVISYTPDENFSGFDTFEYQIRDDNGATGTATVTVDVVSVNERPILDLSSSQLGRNYTTVFIEGTTPVAITGSVSIIDADDTDLTSATITLTNIPDGEVEGLSIQGTLPSGITAGTYDPETGIILLTGTAPISSYEAALSQVVYSNISQNPNTENRVIDVVVADNNSDSNIAISTITVDAVNDPPVNTVPESQTANGSQPIVFSQADNNQILISDPDVDGNPVQVNLTASTGTLTLGTIQDNVEISGDGTTLVTLVGRLENINTALDGLTFAPPSSFDTSATIQIVTTDNGNTGSGGPQTTSSTISINQPNQPPTLDLDGTQAGNNTEASFEQGQPAVAIATGTNILITDADNTTIESATVTLTNALNGSAESLAVNGVLPMGITASSYNSTTGILTLTGNASLAAYQTAIGQVVYNNTANPPNTTTRTVQVQVNDGTDNSNTAASTITVSALNQPPVAVTDGPIFTNNSIQFPISPLANDTDPDGDVLTLTSVDNPPVAQGLVTQSGSLVQYTRLGNNTGVDSFNYSISDGQGGTATGQINIELLPVADNNPNSVTGGNFGDNLNGLGGNDTLIGLGGNDSLRGNDGNDSLSGGSGTDLLQGGIGEDTLQGDLTPDTMTGNAGSDQFRYTSADDGGGSGFNASSNTEIKSLIGGNLYDTITDFEGLGAAIGDKINFATTVIQSFANIATTVQTNITGDVIPGTSPGLFAFNDGTSTYLIYDGNGDNTTGNDSRILAKLDNVNGVTTLDVNDFAGIAGLNLPPVVQGNTTVNITEDVITNLGISSPVDPNNDPLIITVNNIPDSSKGIIRITGQTNSIIIGQTLTSAEISQLEFVPQPNINGAAGVFLYSVSDSENPTVSQTVTVNITAVNDLPVAVNDGPIFTNNSIQFSISPLDNDSDLDGDVLTLTSVDNLSTAQGLVTQSGSLVQYTRLPGTEPVDSFNYIISDGKGGTATANITINLLPVADNNPNSVTGGSLSDNLNGLVGNDTLVGLEGNDTLRGNEGNDSLSGGSGNDTLDGGAGQDNLFGGLGRDSLTGSLGETDLFIYSDALDGGGIGFNAVGTAISSQIGSGLYDSINNFEVLGQIGGDQISISTSLIADVANILTTVQTNVSTNVLPGNNPSLFAFDNGQNTYLIYDANGDNTSGNDSQILAKLEGVTGVTTLNSDDIILF
- a CDS encoding DNA double-strand break repair nuclease NurA — encoded protein: MAGKQIPDSAIELVAKHINTRSNKDHGIPVIGHEGNIQTPQIFEIIQFDKIDDSDRRFYAIDGSYNSEQFYNGLAIAIYAAGYICFHRGKQIRMNSSDDPVVLGQAYYPQNILITNENHLNAIYDEFLNLDPVKYLLNFLNDSPENIFPYKKEQICKNLSTLLGFCQEVLEIALILEVINRPETKAGDFILRDGTLRPLQIKPQYLVNLGEYAHKKQIKIVSVTKQSPLKMELAYTFRQIDHYLQDQLKHEYPFVETDLKRQKLCCWFEIPDVVLKAAYGDMFIKKSISGGRGFGLFMAARLDYVEKLQNYDWLIADVNIFDAMPQIRAGSYERDREELELIFKELTRLTQEHYILGYPYPLCEVHNFISLKRNFKDEIIARLKYSLYKDQRMDNVDIENLFLDTHDRF
- a CDS encoding Druantia anti-phage system protein DruA, with amino-acid sequence MENNDFCTIDQKLLIKEQIIQNLEDYGVFWDRDNQKIIVNDPNDFREVQRKLSEQTNLKGKEYKEKVQKYLAEPSDINISKIDPYLVLVEPIAEHQRLWAYAISHWSIPVTNGYGRRIRYFVFDSQNHKLIGIIGLCDPVIGLGVRDENSINWTKNQKLKRLYNCMTAYILGAIPPYNRVLASKLVALAVMFPTVRQDFYRKYKNKSSLITGENKKSDLIYIDTLGAFGKSAIYNRLINWEFVDYTKGQSHLHITANGSWELIKQVVPPDIFETYKFGKGPNWKMRILKRGLRELGLSTDMLSIGWQRAYYRCPLAENWNEYLLGETDSVVWRKFTQKDLVTYWHQRWVNPRMDVLQGKLDEE
- a CDS encoding ATP-binding protein yields the protein MRKADFGVLYGQKTTEDALLIYSSYEDAKASPQTGDFIVLTPKDEGNTKYLARVEAEIYDEDPIFKSQEKTLVAVHYARIAERELSERDKQKMFSYTYKVRILGTFTDSGSTIAFTTAVRKLPTVSYIARHLNKREIESILNKTNENGAEIGYLCVGETIFKDKGPILFQIDKLRNKRTMVFAQSGFGKTNLVKVLLYHMTRDNSYGKLIFDLNGEYFLRGTATYGLGDINESSIRDNVVVYTDKKLPETYKEQNRFISGGKVTLNMHRHLAVGDILNFGGGFSEVMKAFLLYLDEDGVSNFIENIDDYVHTPSNLYRDFSDFFGEQKKDRNGNIKEDVSARKTIMAIRKRIRHLIDEGNLHSGKSNLIEDVFTYLKQGKTVIIDLSLKDNMDASIISTILVRKLFESNKEKFTSDEPEEVVNAVIFVEEAQNVLSQEFVKSNANPFVRVAKEGRKFGLGLVAVTQRPSAISDEIRTQAENFFAFHMGNSDDIKALVKSNINYDGVISNFIQRETIAGNLYMVSSDQAFALPVRVTEFEKLVESKVYKESKFN